A genomic window from Antedon mediterranea chromosome 4, ecAntMedi1.1, whole genome shotgun sequence includes:
- the LOC140046660 gene encoding homeobox protein Nkx-2.3-like: MNFESTEQQNSMTTYSPSSIITANSTPFSVKDILNLAEQHQYQFPFVDYSHATSSFQQQQQQQESHTNQCTEMDLNPESVYSSFIHDIPDKYKTHNQSPTCDQVDELSHLDSMTQREIVVNISKGTEPTKPTKPRQRRKPRVLFSQAQVFELERRFKQQKYLSAPEREHLAKLLKLSPTQVKIWFQNRRYKCKRQRQDRNLELDDHSSQLASRRVSVPVLVRDGRSCLASPPPYNFNTSQYLVDMNCSSSPFNTNYSNQHNMPQQCSYIQSPMQDVRHW, from the exons ATGAATTTTGAGAGCACTGAGCAGCAAAACTCAATGACCACTTACTCACCTTCTTCAATCATAACTGCTAATAGTACACCTTTCTCGGTGAAAGATATATTAAACTTAGCCGAACAGCATCAGTACCAATTTCCGTTTGTTGATTATTCCCATGCTACATCGAGCTtccagcagcagcagcagcagcaggaGTCCCACACCAACCAATGCACAGAGATGGATTTGAACCCGGAATCTGTCTATTCATCCTTCATCCATGATATTCCGGACAAATACAAGACGCACAATCAATCGCCTACGTGTGATCAAG TCGACGAACTATCTCATCTGGATTCAATGACACAACGCGAAATAGTAGTGAACATTTCTAAAGGCACTGAACCAACCAAACCAACGAAGCCCAGACAACGTCGAAAGCCAAGAGTCCTCTTTTCTCAGGCTCAAGTTTTTGAACTCGAAAGACGATTTAAACAGCAAAAATACTTATCAGCACCCGAACGAGAACACCTTGCAAAGTTACTCAAACTTTCGCCTACACAAGTGAAAATCTGGTTTCAAAATCGACGATACAAGTGTAAAAGGCAGCGTCAAGACAGAAATTTGGAGCTAGACGATCACAGTAGTCAGCTAGCCTCTCGACGTGTTTCTGTACCGGTTCTTGTCCGAGATGGCCGCTCCTGCCTAGCATCACCACCACCTTATAACTTCAACACATCTCAGTATCTCGTAGATATGAATTGTTCGTCGTCACCATTTAATACAAACTATTCAAATCAGCATAATATGCCACAGCAGTGTAGCTATATCCAGTCCCCTATGCAAGATGTCAGACATTGGTAA